Proteins from a genomic interval of Zingiber officinale cultivar Zhangliang chromosome 2A, Zo_v1.1, whole genome shotgun sequence:
- the LOC122041860 gene encoding bZIP transcription factor ABI5 homolog isoform X1, whose protein sequence is MASPSDNKNLATEDAEVTSEHRNPGPVHRQLLPQEEGKQSVAARELDLEFPLMRQTSIYSLTLDEIQNAVCEPGKTFGSMNMDEFLTNIWNVEEVQASAAAADAADNHLQYGNGGGPGVAQPLRRQGSLTLPTPLSRKTVDEVWTEIHRDAAFRAQQEQAVHRDGSAGNAHRQPTFGEMTLEDFLIKAGVVREGYGPPEAPSPHPQPVAAAQQYGMAGYGHVVSMSGYANQQAGLTASSAMVGNGGYPLGNGFGGRMGNGYGSTRAGSPASPLSSEGIAGQVENTVGGYAGEGSWNGFGGSGRKRPADRAGADKVVERRQRRMIKNRESAARSRARKQAYTVELEAELNQLKEENSRLREEQTRVTTLRKQLLMEAMAEQARVNAHRATSNLRRCNSSTW, encoded by the exons ATGGCTTCTCCTTCGGATAACAAGAACCTGGCGACTGAGGACGCCGAGGTCACGTCGGAGCACCGGAATCCTGGCCCGGTCCATCGCCAGCTCCTCCCTCAGGAGGAAGGGAAGCAGTCGGTGGCGGCACGGGAGCTAGACCTCGAGTTCCCTCTGATGCGGCAGACCTCCATCTACTCGCTCACCCTCGACGAGATTCAGAACGCTGTGTGCGAGCCCGGAAAGACTTTCGGCTCCATGAACATGGACGAGTTCCTCACAAACATCTGGAACGTAGAGGAGGTTCAGgcgtcggcggcggcggcggacgcCGCCGACAACCATCTCCAATACGGTAACGGAGGTGGACCGGGGGTGGCGCAGCCGCTTCGCAGGCAGGGGTCGCTCACGTTGCCCACGCCGCTGTCGAGGAAGACGGTGGACGAGGTGTGGACGGAGATCCACCGGGACGCGGCGTTCCGTGCGCAACAAGAGCAGGCCGTTCACCGGGACGGTAGCGCCGGGAACGCGCATCGTCAACCCACCTTCGGGGAGATGACTCTCGAGGATTTCCTCATAAAAGCAGGCGTGGTCCGCGAGGGGTACGGTCCACCGGAGGCGCCATCACCTCACCCGCAGCCGGTAGCGGCGGCGCAGCAGTATGGAATGGCTGGGTACGGGCACGTGGTGAGCATGTCGGGATACGCCAACCAGCAGGCCGGTTTGACGGCATCCTCGGCGATGGTAGGCAACGGGGGGTACCCGTTGGGGAACGGGTTCGGAGGAAGGATGGGCAATGGATACGGTTCGACCAGGGCAGGATCACCGGCGAGCCCGCTGTCGTCGGAGGGAATAGCGGGCCAGGTGGAGAATACAGTGGGAGGATACGCAGGCGAAGGGTCCTGGAACGGCTTCGGAGGCAGCGGGAGGAAACGGCCAGCCGACAGGGCGGGCGCAGACAAGGTGGTCGAGCGGCGACAGAGAAGAATGATCAAGAATCGAGAATCCGCTGCGAGATCCCGTGCCAGGAAACAG GCATACACAGTGGAGCTGGAGGCGGAGCTCAACCAGCTGAAAGAAGAGAATTCCAGACTCAGAGAAGAGCAG ACGAGAGTAACAACGTTAAGGAAACAACTG TTGATGGAGGCGATGGCGGAACAGGCACGCGTAAATGCGCACAGGGCCACGAGCAATCTGCGACGCTGCAATAGCAGCACTTGGTGA
- the LOC122041860 gene encoding protein ABSCISIC ACID-INSENSITIVE 5-like isoform X2: MASPSDNKNLATEDAEVTSEHRNPGPVHRQLLPQEEGKQSVAARELDLEFPLMRQTSIYSLTLDEIQNAVCEPGKTFGSMNMDEFLTNIWNVEEVQASAAAADAADNHLQYGNGGGPGVAQPLRRQGSLTLPTPLSRKTVDEVWTEIHRDAAFRAQQEQAVHRDGSAGNAHRQPTFGEMTLEDFLIKAGVVREGYGPPEAPSPHPQPVAAAQQYGMAGYGHVVSMSGYANQQAGLTASSAMVGNGGYPLGNGFGGRMGNGYGSTRAGSPASPLSSEGIAGQVENTVGGYAGEGSWNGFGGSGRKRPADRAGADKVVERRQRRMIKNRESAARSRARKQAYTVELEAELNQLKEENSRLREEQLMEAMAEQARVNAHRATSNLRRCNSSTW; the protein is encoded by the exons ATGGCTTCTCCTTCGGATAACAAGAACCTGGCGACTGAGGACGCCGAGGTCACGTCGGAGCACCGGAATCCTGGCCCGGTCCATCGCCAGCTCCTCCCTCAGGAGGAAGGGAAGCAGTCGGTGGCGGCACGGGAGCTAGACCTCGAGTTCCCTCTGATGCGGCAGACCTCCATCTACTCGCTCACCCTCGACGAGATTCAGAACGCTGTGTGCGAGCCCGGAAAGACTTTCGGCTCCATGAACATGGACGAGTTCCTCACAAACATCTGGAACGTAGAGGAGGTTCAGgcgtcggcggcggcggcggacgcCGCCGACAACCATCTCCAATACGGTAACGGAGGTGGACCGGGGGTGGCGCAGCCGCTTCGCAGGCAGGGGTCGCTCACGTTGCCCACGCCGCTGTCGAGGAAGACGGTGGACGAGGTGTGGACGGAGATCCACCGGGACGCGGCGTTCCGTGCGCAACAAGAGCAGGCCGTTCACCGGGACGGTAGCGCCGGGAACGCGCATCGTCAACCCACCTTCGGGGAGATGACTCTCGAGGATTTCCTCATAAAAGCAGGCGTGGTCCGCGAGGGGTACGGTCCACCGGAGGCGCCATCACCTCACCCGCAGCCGGTAGCGGCGGCGCAGCAGTATGGAATGGCTGGGTACGGGCACGTGGTGAGCATGTCGGGATACGCCAACCAGCAGGCCGGTTTGACGGCATCCTCGGCGATGGTAGGCAACGGGGGGTACCCGTTGGGGAACGGGTTCGGAGGAAGGATGGGCAATGGATACGGTTCGACCAGGGCAGGATCACCGGCGAGCCCGCTGTCGTCGGAGGGAATAGCGGGCCAGGTGGAGAATACAGTGGGAGGATACGCAGGCGAAGGGTCCTGGAACGGCTTCGGAGGCAGCGGGAGGAAACGGCCAGCCGACAGGGCGGGCGCAGACAAGGTGGTCGAGCGGCGACAGAGAAGAATGATCAAGAATCGAGAATCCGCTGCGAGATCCCGTGCCAGGAAACAG GCATACACAGTGGAGCTGGAGGCGGAGCTCAACCAGCTGAAAGAAGAGAATTCCAGACTCAGAGAAGAGCAG TTGATGGAGGCGATGGCGGAACAGGCACGCGTAAATGCGCACAGGGCCACGAGCAATCTGCGACGCTGCAATAGCAGCACTTGGTGA